A region from the Lolium perenne isolate Kyuss_39 chromosome 4, Kyuss_2.0, whole genome shotgun sequence genome encodes:
- the LOC127321301 gene encoding heptahelical transmembrane protein 4, with the protein MASTVTVLKRRTTIRMSEVAAMVSPTSTTKSSLLEGSKGGGDVAKRCCGHKHELVGYEALPEFLKHNEFVLDYYRSEWPIKQALLSVFALHNETINIWTHLIGFFVFLALTVCAATMVPMETGVATSTVHLANCTSDPTVLMAYYGTNGTAMAVQAVLRHNVSASVVETELASAAAAGHPVTRWPFYAYLCGAMFCLLMSSGCHLLSCHSEHACYVLLRLDYAGITGLIVTSFYPLVYYTFLCDPFYRTLYLAAITVFGAAAVAVSMLPVFEAPDLRWARAALFACMAASGLVPIVHKLLVFGARPEAVLTTGYELAMGAFYLAGVVVYGARVPERWLPGKFDLFGHSHQLFHALVIAGAYTHYQAGLVYLSWRDMDMCL; encoded by the exons ATGGCTTCCACGGTTACGGTGCTGAAGAGGAGGACCACCATAAGGATGAGCGAGGTCGCCGCCATGGTGTCACCAACGTCGACGACGAAGTCTAGTCTGCTGGAGGGAAGCaaaggcggtggcgacgtggcGAAGCGGTGCTGCGGACACAAGCACGAGCTCGTCGGCTACGAGGCGCTGCCGGAGTTCCTCAAGCACAACGAGTTCGTCCTCGACTACTACCGCAGCGAGTGGCCAATCAAGCAGGCGCTCCTCAGCGTCTTCGCCCTCCACAATGAGACCATCAACATCTGGAC GCATTTGATCGGCTTCTTCGTCTTCCTCGCGCTCACCGTGTGCGCCGCCACGATGGTTCCAATGGAAACCGGCGTGGCGACGTCCACAGTCCACCTGGCGAACTGCACCAGCGACCCCACGGTGCTGATGGCCTACTACGGCACCAATGGAACGGCCATGGCTGTGCAGGCGGTGCTGCGCCACAACGTGTCCGCTTCCGTCGTCGAGACGGAGCTCGCCTCGGCTGCGGCGGCGGGACACCCGGTCACGCGCTGGCCCTTCTACGCCTACCTGTGCGGCGCCATGTTCTGCCTGCTGATGAGCAGCGGCTGCCACTTGCTATCGTGCCACTCGGAGCACGCCTGCTACGTACTGCTCCGCCTCGACTACGCCGGCATCACGGGCCTCATCGTCACCTCCTTCTACCCGCTCGTCTACTACACCTTCCTCTGCGACCCCTTCTACCGCACCCTCTACCTCGCCGCCATCACCGTCTtcggcgccgccgccgtcgccgtctcCATGCTGCCGGTCTTCGAGGCGCCCGACCTGCGGTGGGCGCGCGCCGCGCTCTTCGCATGCATGGCCGCGTCGGGGCTCGTGCCCATCGTGCACAAGTTGCTCGTCTTCGGAGCCCGCCCAGAGGCGGTGCTCACCACGGGGTACGAGTTGGCCATGGGGGCCTTCTACCTCGCCGGCGTCGTGGTGTACGGCGCCAGGGTGCCCGAAAGGTGGCTGCCAGGCAAGTTTGACCTTTTCGGTCACAGCCACCAGTTGTTCCACGCGCTTGTCATCGCCGGCGCCTACACGCACTACCAGGCCGGCCTCGTTTACTTGAGCTGGAGGGACATGGACATGTGCTTgtaa